The following are encoded together in the Flavobacterium sp. TR2 genome:
- a CDS encoding porin family protein: MKKMLLILALAMVSFANAQKGTVLVGGDISYNSEKIERAVAPTKTDAFAFSPKVGYQFHENWTVGGEFSLASSKSTIGEGEGKYTAYKAGAFVRYTMPLNETFSVFADLGIGYQNQKDKNYENGSLVSKNDGNGIYTGVTPALFINMKKGFGLNFSIGGLGYETLNYDISGNDVDYSKFFVNFGKTVSIGISKNF; encoded by the coding sequence ATGAAAAAAATGCTACTTATTCTTGCACTAGCTATGGTTAGCTTTGCAAATGCCCAAAAGGGAACAGTTTTAGTTGGAGGAGATATTAGTTATAACTCTGAAAAAATTGAACGCGCAGTTGCGCCTACGAAAACAGATGCTTTTGCTTTTTCTCCAAAAGTAGGGTATCAATTTCACGAGAATTGGACAGTGGGAGGCGAATTTTCTTTAGCGTCTTCAAAATCTACTATTGGAGAAGGAGAAGGAAAATATACTGCATATAAAGCAGGTGCATTTGTACGTTATACAATGCCATTAAACGAAACTTTCTCAGTTTTTGCTGATCTAGGCATTGGCTATCAAAATCAAAAAGATAAAAATTATGAGAACGGATCACTTGTTTCTAAAAATGATGGCAATGGCATTTACACGGGCGTAACTCCAGCTCTTTTTATTAATATGAAAAAAGGTTTTGGTCTAAACTTCAGTATTGGCGGATTAGGTTACGAGACCTTAAATTATGACATAAGCGGCAACGATGTTGATTACAGTAAGTTTTTTGTCAATTTTGGAAAAACAGTAAGTATCGGAATTTCTAAAAACTTTTAG